A window from Methanobrevibacter sp. encodes these proteins:
- a CDS encoding UPF0179 family protein → MITLIGKDLAKKGQEFVFLGPTDECENCRFKSSCLGSLEVNRKYVVLDVKDNEQKCPVHAEGIVVPVEIDRAEIELLTPSKNIFEGSTFTFSAPDCDEKCDYHDFCFPEGLKENDKCIVLNNEGKHEGECRKGLSLNKLTLGFVI, encoded by the coding sequence ATGATTACATTGATAGGTAAAGATTTAGCTAAAAAAGGTCAGGAATTTGTTTTTTTAGGTCCAACTGATGAATGCGAAAACTGCAGATTTAAATCATCTTGTCTTGGAAGTTTGGAAGTAAACAGGAAATATGTTGTTTTGGATGTTAAAGACAATGAGCAAAAATGTCCGGTTCATGCAGAGGGGATTGTGGTTCCTGTTGAAATTGACCGTGCTGAAATCGAGTTATTAACTCCTTCAAAAAATATTTTTGAAGGTTCAACATTCACATTCAGCGCTCCTGACTGTGATGAAAAATGCGATTATCATGATTTTTGTTTTCCTGAGGGATTAAAAGAAAATGACAAATGCATTGTTTTGAACAATGAAGGTAAACATGAAGGGGAATGTAGAAAAGGTTTAAGTCTTAATAAACTTACTTTGGGATTTGTGATATAA
- the proS gene encoding proline--tRNA ligase → MVENFDEWFHDILENANITDSRYPIKGMAIWMPYGFQIRKHSMNIIKKLLDKDHDEVLFPMLVPESELAKEGIHVKGFEDEVYWVTRGGKRELNEQLALRPTSETAIYPMYALWIRTHIDLPIKYYQIVNTFRYETKHTRPLIRVREITTFKEAHTAHATKEESDEQIREFIEIYKEFFDELKIPYLISKRPEWDKFPGADYTMAFDVIMPNGKTLQIGTIHNLGQTFAKTFDITFEDKDGEHKYVYQTCAGVSDRVIASVIGIHGDETGLRLPPKVSPNQVTIIPILFKKGKEEVLAKCGEIKEQLESAGLRVNIDNRDIRPGKKFNDWELKGTPLKLELGPRDLENNITIAMRRDEGEKIELSLDDSLGDNVSDLLNKTEDNLSKSAWAFQKDHVIFCEDLNEVSELVEAGNVVKFNWCGDEKIGKEIEEQTGYDILGIQEEISEGKCISGKGDARYTALIAKTY, encoded by the coding sequence ATGGTGGAAAATTTTGATGAATGGTTTCATGATATTTTAGAAAATGCGAATATTACTGATTCAAGATATCCTATTAAAGGAATGGCTATTTGGATGCCATATGGTTTTCAGATAAGAAAACACTCAATGAATATAATTAAAAAATTATTAGATAAAGACCATGATGAAGTGCTCTTCCCAATGCTTGTTCCTGAAAGCGAACTTGCAAAAGAAGGAATTCATGTAAAAGGATTTGAAGATGAAGTTTACTGGGTTACAAGAGGGGGCAAAAGAGAATTAAACGAACAATTAGCTTTAAGACCTACTAGTGAAACTGCAATTTATCCTATGTATGCATTATGGATTAGAACCCACATTGATCTTCCAATCAAATATTATCAAATTGTAAACACATTTAGATATGAAACAAAACATACAAGACCTTTAATTCGTGTAAGAGAAATTACAACATTTAAAGAAGCTCATACTGCTCATGCAACTAAAGAAGAATCTGATGAACAAATCAGAGAATTCATTGAAATCTATAAGGAATTCTTCGATGAATTAAAAATTCCATATTTAATTTCTAAAAGACCTGAATGGGACAAATTCCCCGGTGCAGATTACACCATGGCTTTTGATGTAATAATGCCTAACGGCAAAACATTACAGATAGGCACTATTCACAACTTAGGCCAGACTTTTGCAAAAACATTCGACATTACCTTTGAAGATAAGGACGGAGAACATAAATATGTATATCAGACATGTGCAGGAGTATCCGATAGGGTAATAGCTTCCGTAATTGGAATTCACGGAGATGAAACAGGTTTGCGCCTACCTCCAAAAGTATCACCTAATCAAGTCACAATAATTCCAATTTTGTTTAAGAAAGGAAAAGAGGAAGTTTTAGCAAAATGCGGAGAAATCAAAGAACAACTGGAATCAGCAGGTTTAAGAGTAAACATTGACAACAGAGATATCAGGCCAGGTAAGAAATTCAATGACTGGGAGTTAAAGGGAACTCCTCTAAAGCTTGAGCTTGGACCTAGGGATTTGGAAAACAACATCACTATTGCAATGAGAAGGGATGAAGGAGAAAAAATAGAACTTTCACTTGATGATTCTCTTGGAGATAATGTATCTGATTTATTAAACAAAACAGAAGACAATCTCTCAAAAAGTGCTTGGGCTTTCCAAAAAGACCATGTCATATTTTGCGAAGACTTAAATGAAGTTTCCGAACTTGTTGAAGCAGGCAATGTCGTTAAATTCAACTGGTGCGGAGATGAAAAAATAGGTAAAGAAATTGAAGAACAGACAGGTTATGATATTTTAGGCATTCAAGAAGAAATCAGCGAAGGAAAATGTATTTCAGGTAAAGGGGATGCCAGATACACAGCCCTGATTGCTAAAACATACTAA
- a CDS encoding NAD(P)-dependent glycerol-1-phosphate dehydrogenase, producing MTNRKIQMPREVYIDPGIIKDTAEICKSLHLNKKFLIVTGSTTYDIGAKLVIESLEKDNLDYDVIKVDGASDESIFEVEELITPETTVLGVGGGKVIDIAKLSSFNKGVYFVSMPTTASHDGIVSPMASIKNPNTSISVTAHSPIAVIADSEVIAQSPFRLLSAGCADLISNFTAIKDWELAHRLKNEPFSESAAALSIMSAHLITDNIDNIKPNLEPSARIVMKSLFSGGMAISIAGSSRPASGSEHLFSHALDKILDKSALHGEQCGIGTIMMMYLHGGNWSAIKDALSALKAPTTAAEVGICDDDIIDALVMAHKIRPDRYTILGDKGISREAAYELAYKTGVI from the coding sequence ATGACTAATAGGAAAATACAAATGCCTCGTGAGGTTTACATCGATCCAGGTATTATAAAAGATACTGCGGAAATTTGTAAGTCCTTGCATTTAAATAAAAAGTTTTTAATCGTCACTGGTTCAACTACTTATGATATAGGTGCAAAACTGGTTATTGAAAGTTTAGAAAAAGACAACTTGGATTATGATGTAATTAAAGTTGACGGGGCTTCTGATGAATCAATTTTTGAAGTTGAAGAATTAATCACTCCGGAAACTACTGTGTTAGGTGTTGGAGGAGGAAAAGTTATTGATATAGCTAAATTATCTTCATTCAATAAAGGCGTATATTTTGTATCCATGCCAACAACTGCTTCTCATGATGGTATTGTATCTCCTATGGCATCAATAAAAAACCCCAATACTTCCATATCTGTTACTGCACACTCACCGATAGCGGTTATTGCAGATTCTGAAGTTATTGCGCAGTCTCCATTCAGACTGCTTTCAGCAGGATGTGCTGATTTAATATCTAATTTTACAGCTATTAAAGATTGGGAATTGGCTCATCGTTTAAAAAACGAACCATTCAGCGAATCTGCAGCAGCATTATCAATAATGTCTGCTCATTTAATAACTGACAATATTGATAATATTAAGCCTAATCTTGAACCCAGCGCACGTATTGTCATGAAATCATTGTTTAGTGGAGGAATGGCAATCAGTATTGCAGGTTCATCACGTCCGGCAAGTGGTTCTGAACACCTGTTTTCACATGCTCTTGATAAGATTCTTGATAAATCAGCACTCCATGGTGAACAGTGCGGTATCGGCACTATAATGATGATGTATTTGCATGGTGGGAATTGGAGTGCAATTAAAGATGCTTTATCTGCGCTTAAGGCGCCAACAACCGCTGCTGAGGTGGGCATTTGTGATGATGATATTATTGATGCATTGGTAATGGCTCACAAAATCAGGCCGGATAGGTATACGATTTTAGGTGATAAGGGAATCTCTCGTGAAGCCGCATATGAGCTTGCTTATAAAACAGGAGTGATTTAA
- the thiD gene encoding bifunctional hydroxymethylpyrimidine kinase/phosphomethylpyrimidine kinase: MIVMSIAGVDPSAGAGIYADLKTFQAVGVYGTGIVTALTAQNPYKFFSTLPISEDYIAEEIDAVLDSYEIEFIKTGMLYSPEIIKLVSKKISEYNLKAVVDPVMVATSGGDLTKEDIAKAFNKYLLPKSILTTPNITEAEKLTGIEIKTGEDAIKASSKLICNNIITGGHLDGINTININGEITVKKQELIKTDNLHGTGCNLSSAIAAYLAKNNDLHTSVLKSLDYVYEGIKNGNYGTLIAKL; this comes from the coding sequence ATGATTGTAATGTCCATTGCAGGTGTTGACCCGTCGGCAGGTGCCGGCATATATGCCGATTTGAAAACCTTTCAAGCTGTTGGAGTGTATGGAACAGGCATTGTTACAGCACTTACGGCACAAAACCCCTACAAATTCTTTTCAACATTGCCGATTAGTGAAGATTATATTGCAGAAGAGATTGATGCTGTTTTAGACTCCTATGAAATCGAATTTATAAAGACCGGAATGTTGTACTCTCCTGAAATCATTAAATTAGTTTCAAAAAAGATATCCGAATACAATCTAAAGGCAGTAGTTGACCCTGTAATGGTTGCAACTTCAGGAGGAGATTTGACAAAAGAGGATATCGCAAAGGCATTTAACAAGTATTTGCTTCCAAAATCCATATTGACTACTCCAAATATCACTGAAGCTGAAAAATTAACTGGAATAGAAATTAAAACTGGCGAAGATGCCATAAAAGCTTCTAGTAAACTCATTTGCAACAATATAATTACCGGAGGTCATTTGGATGGGATAAATACCATCAATATCAATGGTGAAATTACAGTTAAAAAACAGGAATTGATTAAAACAGACAATTTGCATGGTACCGGCTGCAATTTATCTTCAGCCATTGCTGCTTATCTTGCTAAAAATAACGACCTTCACACATCAGTCTTAAAATCCCTTGATTATGTATATGAAGGAATAAAAAATGGGAATTATGGAACATTAATAGCTAAACTGTAA
- the cofC gene encoding 2-phospho-L-lactate guanylyltransferase yields the protein MDNIYAIIPVSKFKNAKTRLSPFLSEEEREKLLKVMLQDVTDALRKHVDKIFIISRDEDVLNYAESLSLDTILEDENSNLNKALKQAMKYCKGKAKKVLIVPSDVPLISKTNISMLIDASKKLDFIIVPSKGGGTNMILMKPMAIHTRFEGFSYKEHVNAAERKKLNPQVHDSFFMALDVNTAQDLGEIMIHGKSTHTRKYLKELKVNVEPFRGNERLKVTRAD from the coding sequence ATGGATAATATATATGCAATAATTCCAGTTAGCAAGTTCAAAAATGCTAAAACCAGATTATCCCCATTTCTATCTGAAGAAGAACGTGAAAAGCTCCTAAAAGTAATGCTTCAGGACGTTACTGATGCCTTAAGAAAACACGTCGATAAAATCTTTATAATAAGCAGGGACGAGGATGTGCTCAATTATGCTGAAAGTTTAAGCTTGGACACTATTCTTGAGGATGAAAATTCAAATTTAAACAAAGCATTAAAACAGGCAATGAAATACTGTAAAGGAAAAGCTAAAAAAGTCCTTATTGTTCCTTCTGATGTTCCTCTAATCAGCAAAACAAATATTTCAATGCTGATTGATGCATCTAAAAAGTTAGATTTCATTATTGTTCCATCAAAGGGCGGCGGAACAAACATGATACTCATGAAACCTATGGCCATACATACCAGGTTTGAAGGGTTTAGTTATAAAGAGCATGTAAATGCCGCCGAGAGAAAGAAATTGAATCCGCAAGTTCATGATTCGTTTTTCATGGCGCTGGACGTCAATACTGCTCAGGATTTAGGGGAAATAATGATTCATGGAAAAAGCACACACACTAGAAAATATTTAAAAGAACTTAAAGTGAATGTGGAGCCCTTCCGAGGAAATGAACGGTTAAAAGTTACAAGAGCTGATTAG
- the rpiA gene encoding ribose-5-phosphate isomerase RpiA, translating into MKDAGSNNSSKKNAGYKAAEYVEDGMVLGLGTGSTTHFFIEKVGMRIKEEGISVKGIPTSFQSLLIAKEWNIPITTLEENDIDLSVDGADEVDLQFNLIKGGGAAHTKEKIVDYAAEKFIVIVDESKVVEELGNFPVPVEVLPDASRMVIRELEDMGAECQIRMAQRKDGPVITDNGNFVIDAKFDKIESPEHFEIDLNTIPGVVENGIFSQMVDKVIVGTENGTKEL; encoded by the coding sequence ATGAAAGATGCTGGCAGTAATAATTCTAGTAAAAAGAATGCAGGATATAAGGCTGCAGAATATGTGGAAGATGGAATGGTTTTAGGATTGGGTACAGGTTCAACAACTCACTTTTTCATTGAAAAGGTGGGAATGAGAATCAAAGAGGAAGGAATAAGCGTTAAAGGAATTCCAACTTCATTTCAATCATTATTAATAGCTAAGGAATGGAATATTCCAATTACAACTTTAGAAGAAAATGACATTGATTTGTCTGTTGATGGAGCAGATGAGGTTGATTTGCAGTTTAATTTAATTAAAGGAGGGGGAGCAGCCCATACTAAAGAAAAAATTGTTGATTATGCTGCAGAAAAATTCATTGTTATTGTGGATGAATCAAAGGTTGTAGAGGAATTAGGTAATTTTCCAGTTCCTGTTGAAGTATTGCCGGATGCATCCCGTATGGTCATAAGGGAATTGGAAGATATGGGTGCTGAATGCCAAATCAGAATGGCTCAAAGAAAAGACGGTCCTGTAATAACTGACAATGGAAATTTTGTAATTGATGCTAAATTTGATAAAATAGAATCTCCTGAACACTTTGAAATAGATTTAAATACAATTCCGGGTGTAGTTGAAAACGGAATATTTTCACAAATGGTTGATAAGGTCATTGTTGGTACTGAGAACGGAACTAAAGAATTATAG
- a CDS encoding ABC transporter ATP-binding protein — MSIEVKNIYKTFYSKKSDKLTVLENINLTINDGELVCLLGPSGCGKTTLLRLIAGLDQPTSGEIVANGDVVKKPSGDRAVIFQQYSLFPWLTVLQNVTFGLEMTKPGAKEENLKAAERYLKSVGLIEFKDSYPHELSGGMKQRVAIIRSLLNHSPILLMDEPFSAVDMQNRHSLQEQLIGVWKRFKNTIVFVTHDVTEAIYLADRIVILDKNPGRISDIVEVNMERPRKRESLEFVNLQEELLKKLNVED, encoded by the coding sequence ATGTCAATTGAAGTTAAAAATATTTATAAAACATTTTATTCTAAAAAATCTGATAAATTAACCGTTTTGGAAAATATTAATTTAACCATTAATGATGGTGAATTAGTTTGTCTTTTAGGACCTTCCGGATGCGGTAAAACAACTCTTTTAAGATTGATTGCAGGTCTTGATCAGCCCACTTCCGGCGAGATTGTTGCTAATGGTGATGTTGTTAAAAAACCATCAGGAGACCGGGCTGTTATTTTCCAACAATATTCACTGTTTCCATGGCTAACTGTTCTTCAAAATGTAACTTTTGGTTTGGAGATGACAAAACCGGGAGCTAAAGAAGAAAATCTGAAAGCAGCTGAGAGATATTTGAAAAGTGTTGGTTTAATAGAATTTAAAGATAGCTATCCTCATGAACTTTCAGGTGGTATGAAACAAAGGGTTGCAATTATCAGATCCTTGCTTAATCATTCACCTATTTTGCTTATGGATGAGCCATTTTCTGCAGTGGATATGCAAAATAGGCACAGTCTTCAAGAACAGCTAATAGGCGTTTGGAAAAGATTTAAAAATACGATTGTTTTTGTAACACACGATGTGACCGAAGCGATTTATCTGGCAGACCGGATTGTTATTTTAGATAAAAATCCCGGCAGAATTTCAGATATTGTCGAAGTCAATATGGAAAGGCCAAGAAAAAGAGAGTCACTTGAGTTTGTCAATCTTCAAGAGGAACTTCTTAAAAAATTAAATGTGGAAGACTAA